Genomic DNA from Entelurus aequoreus isolate RoL-2023_Sb linkage group LG25, RoL_Eaeq_v1.1, whole genome shotgun sequence:
acagatggaaagccatggtggtctatgatgcacgtcttcaccccctcctcctccatcgttctggtcactgcctctatttcactacagcagacacactcagccactgtctccatgttcacacagttttgacatgtacacctggaaatagaaatgttcataatatttgtaaatcaattcatattattgacacctgcaatctgcaaacatgtggaataattaatattatcattgtcttgttgtggatcttattaatctgcatgcatatttttagtattgccggtatatggagctgtggcccatagaaataatgggtaattaattaggtttgacattgtgtcaatgatagatacttagtgtatagataggcctggggtgtaagttgtaacactaacagtaacacattgtgtcaatgatagatacttagtgtatagataggcctggggtgtaagttgtaacactaacagtaacacattgtgtcaatgatagatacttagtgtatagataggcctggggtgtaagttgtaacactaacagtaacagtgcaagactaggccacaaactaaaactagtctataaataaataacatattaccattctgtattctcaaggcgatctatgtcgtgtgctcctccagcatcaatagcagcagcgtcctcctgaccgtcttcatcagcgtcgggttcaaagcgatatggctctatccctctcacagcttcttccctatctgaatcgcttccactccccactagtccttcacttgcactttcctcatccacaaatctttcatcctcgctcaaattaatggagaaatcgtcgctatctcggtcagaatcgctctcagatctggcggccatcattgcaaacaatagggagctttgcggatatgttcaattgtccacgtcacgctacttccggtaggggcaaggcttttttttgtcagataccaaaagttgctatctttatcgtcgtttttctattctaaatcctttcagcaaaaatatggcaatatcgcgaaatgatcaagtatgacacatagaatagatctgctatccccgtttaaataaaaaaatttcatttcagtaggcctttaacctgtgtttcctcatgctctttcagcatttccttaAGCattttgaggaaaacatcagtagaagaggatgcaaaataAAACACTGCATACTTTCTTTTTCTCTCCTTTCCGAGTGGTGCATCAGCTCTTCTTTCTGAGTTTTTCCCGCACGTTCGGACCCAGTTTTTGCCCCCCTTTGaaggtgctcctgattttcaggaTTTAATTTGGTTTGATCAAATCCCTTCTTCTTTGAAGTCAGAGTCATTAAAATGATCGCTGGAAATTACACTCCTCTCGCTTGGTCTGTCCAATTTTGCACgagtcaatttgactggagaggttCGTACTTTCTTTTTATCCCCGTCATTTGGAAAGGTACGCAGGCTGACCCTTTCTTTAGTTGTATTTCTACATCCTGCAACAAAGCATCCAGCAGACATATTCGATCGTTACTTCAAATTATGTGTGaaggcccgcccacattttggagctaaaagtgggcatTTCAAATGTGCTGAAACGTGTTAAACAAACATGAATCACTACTGTGTTCCTATATTAGTGGGAATTTTACCTTTTAGACATTTTTAGGTCTATAACTATGAAATAAATGCCAATAAACCATAATGTTCTAAGCATAAGAGGGGCCTTTTAACCACGATTGGTTACCTGTTAAGTGTGAATCAGTGATCAGGTGAATGCATACATAAGTGCAAAGATGAGTAAGGAAACTCtaactcgggggtcagcaacccgcggctttagagacacatgcggctctttagtggcgccctggtggctccatggagcttttttgaattctgagaaatctgggaatttttggaatttgtcaagggaaagcccgcgattcccggataggctgaacagtttgaagttggaatggtttgaatcggatgaacaatgtggaaggtagcatgcgccaaaatctggagatgaagaagaagatgatGTTTAACTAGGTGAtgtaattcctgaaggaattgcgtgtgaatgctccaatgctgaagttgaactaaaatcctggaattttttttagaattgttgaagtagagcacacaattcccaaactggCTTGGTATTTTGAagatggaacagtttgaatcagatgaaaaatgtgtgagttgtggaactttgaagaatgtcccattgatttaatttggaatttccaaaacatttgggaattttgggaaaagctggagttaaaaaaaaaatggtaatggtctgaatgagttgaaatggttggtgttggaatttttcaaatcggtcgagaaatgttgaagtaacatttttaattgagaaatggtgttaaagaattcctggaatttcgagaaaaccaggaatttttccagtttgaaaa
This window encodes:
- the LOC133642855 gene encoding uncharacterized protein LOC133642855, with amino-acid sequence MMAARSESDSDRDSDDFSINLSEDERFVDEESASEGLVGSGSDSDREEAVRGIEPYRFEPDADEDGQEDAAAIDAGGAHDIDRLENTEWCTCQNCVNMETVAECVCCSEIEAVTRTMEEEGVKTCIIDHHGFPSVCLDEWVLQTAYNAYKQQYGMLQQQQNERRRHTAYRQFVRFCWGYLGKDIRVVLPACVVHKIRTTFPSMDYTGFQDVQ